The following proteins are encoded in a genomic region of Acetobacter oryzoeni:
- a CDS encoding acyl carrier protein: MSEIADKVKKIVVEHLGVEESKVTPDASFIDDLGADSLDTVELVMAFEEAFNVEIPEDAAEKITTVKDAIDYIEKQKAA; the protein is encoded by the coding sequence ATGAGCGAAATCGCTGATAAGGTTAAGAAAATCGTGGTCGAGCATCTCGGCGTCGAGGAAAGCAAGGTCACACCGGATGCATCGTTCATCGATGACCTGGGCGCTGACAGCCTTGATACCGTTGAGCTGGTGATGGCGTTTGAAGAAGCCTTCAATGTCGAAATCCCGGAAGATGCAGCGGAAAAAATCACCACCGTTAAAGATGCTATCGATTACATCGAAAAGCAGAAAGCTGCCTGA
- the smpB gene encoding SsrA-binding protein SmpB: protein MSSKSGKSAKSSMISHGMVAQNRKARFNYNILETIEAGLVLKGAEVKSLRLGRATINEAFAGERDGALWLFNSYIPEYQGGVLSRFDTRAPRKLLMHRKEMRKFIGAIAKQGATLVPLNVHFNDRGLAKVTLGLGVGKKSHDKRQSIADRDWQRDKARLIRNKGKGDY, encoded by the coding sequence ATGAGCTCCAAATCTGGAAAATCTGCCAAAAGCTCCATGATCTCTCATGGCATGGTGGCGCAAAACCGTAAGGCGCGCTTCAATTACAATATTCTGGAAACCATTGAAGCCGGGCTTGTGCTGAAGGGCGCTGAGGTTAAGAGCCTACGCCTTGGCCGTGCCACCATTAACGAAGCCTTTGCTGGCGAACGGGATGGAGCACTCTGGCTGTTTAACAGCTATATTCCTGAATATCAGGGCGGTGTTCTCTCTCGCTTTGATACGCGCGCGCCACGCAAGCTGCTGATGCACCGTAAGGAAATGCGCAAGTTTATAGGTGCCATTGCCAAGCAGGGCGCAACACTTGTGCCTTTAAATGTGCATTTTAATGATAGAGGCTTGGCAAAAGTTACGCTCGGCTTGGGCGTTGGCAAGAAAAGCCATGACAAGCGGCAGAGTATTGCAGACAGAGATTGGCAGCGTGATAAAGCGCGCCTGATCCGGAATAAGGGGAAGGGAGACTACTAA
- the dapA gene encoding 4-hydroxy-tetrahydrodipicolinate synthase — protein sequence MSDTFFSGSITALITPMNRDGSLDFASFEKLVDWQIREGTSALCAVGTTGESPTLSHAEHHAVVERTIKVSAGRVPVIAGAGSNSTSEAIDLAQYAEKAGANAVLVVAPYYNKPTQEGLYRHYMAIADAISIPVILYNIPGRSIVDISVETMARLARHPNIIGVKDATANLLRPLQVRRAVEKRFNQLSGEDGTAVAFLAAGGDGCISVTANVAPALCANVQKAWQEGRTQDAIAIQDKLLPLHDTLFCESNPAPAKYAASLLGLAGETCRLPLAPLTEPSREKVRAALVDVGLLN from the coding sequence ATGTCTGATACCTTTTTCTCCGGGTCTATTACCGCGCTGATTACCCCCATGAACCGGGACGGCAGTCTGGATTTTGCCTCGTTCGAAAAACTGGTGGACTGGCAGATCCGTGAGGGTACGTCTGCCTTGTGTGCTGTTGGCACAACGGGGGAAAGCCCAACCCTTTCTCATGCTGAGCACCACGCGGTAGTGGAGCGTACCATTAAGGTATCGGCCGGGCGGGTTCCTGTTATTGCAGGCGCAGGTTCAAACAGCACATCCGAAGCCATAGATCTGGCGCAGTATGCTGAAAAAGCCGGGGCAAATGCTGTGTTGGTGGTAGCGCCATATTACAACAAGCCCACGCAGGAAGGGCTTTACCGGCATTACATGGCTATTGCAGATGCCATTTCCATTCCGGTTATTCTTTACAATATTCCGGGCCGTTCCATTGTTGATATCAGCGTGGAAACAATGGCGCGTCTGGCGCGGCACCCCAATATTATTGGCGTAAAAGATGCCACAGCAAATCTTTTGCGCCCATTACAGGTGCGTCGCGCAGTAGAAAAACGCTTTAACCAGCTTTCTGGGGAAGATGGCACTGCCGTAGCTTTTCTGGCTGCAGGTGGTGATGGCTGCATTAGCGTAACCGCCAATGTGGCGCCTGCCTTGTGTGCCAATGTGCAAAAGGCGTGGCAGGAAGGCCGCACGCAGGATGCCATTGCCATTCAGGACAAGCTTCTACCGTTGCATGATACGCTGTTTTGCGAAAGCAATCCGGCCCCGGCCAAATACGCAGCCAGCCTGCTAGGGCTTGCGGGAGAAACCTGCCGTCTGCCGCTTGCTCCCCTAACCGAACCTTCTCGTGAGAAAGTACGCGCTGCCCTTGTTGATGTCGGGCTACTGAACTGA
- a CDS encoding class I SAM-dependent methyltransferase encodes MTDQSPADTRDSSLAAQYEAYPYPERNPQDEAKRLLIGSPSHLREIDYWVFGAKRPQSQPLRALVAGCGTGDGAIMLATHLQRAGRPGEVVCVDRSQKALSIAQARAEARELANIRFIQSSLTELDGLDLGLFDYIDCCGVLHHLPDPDAALAMLEKHLAPGGGMGLMVYAPYGRTGVYMVQDALEKIAPHSETPQARLDMARRVMRTLPATAWLRQNGNFGDHLSGGDAGLYDLLLNPRDRAYTVTEFLNFLDKAGLEPSCLMEPARYDPTLFLPDPRLRARISGLPWQQQAAIAEDLAGNMATHVAYVVRKGARVTPPDPLDFAAVPIMREIPGVELAKQMRPDHTLPFAFGTLIVPIPLPPQMRGILPLIDGERTVGALAEAVAPRGISESKFRKVWAEGFTTLERLNRVLLRPPS; translated from the coding sequence ATGACAGATCAATCCCCCGCCGATACGCGCGATTCCAGCCTTGCCGCCCAGTATGAGGCGTATCCATACCCGGAAAGAAACCCACAGGATGAGGCCAAGCGCCTTTTAATAGGCAGCCCCAGCCACCTGCGGGAAATTGACTACTGGGTTTTTGGTGCCAAACGCCCACAAAGCCAGCCTTTGCGGGCACTGGTGGCGGGGTGCGGCACGGGGGATGGTGCCATCATGCTGGCAACACACCTACAACGCGCCGGACGCCCCGGTGAGGTTGTGTGTGTGGATCGCTCCCAAAAAGCGCTCTCCATTGCACAGGCGCGGGCAGAGGCGCGAGAGCTGGCAAATATCCGCTTCATTCAGAGCTCTCTGACAGAGCTGGATGGGCTGGATCTGGGCCTTTTTGATTATATTGATTGCTGTGGTGTACTGCATCATCTGCCTGATCCTGATGCAGCATTAGCCATGCTGGAAAAGCACCTCGCTCCCGGTGGTGGAATGGGGCTAATGGTCTATGCCCCTTATGGGCGCACAGGCGTTTACATGGTGCAGGATGCACTGGAAAAAATTGCACCGCATTCTGAAACGCCACAAGCGCGGCTGGATATGGCGCGCCGCGTCATGCGCACGCTGCCGGCTACTGCATGGTTGCGGCAGAATGGCAACTTTGGAGATCATCTCTCTGGCGGCGATGCAGGATTGTATGATCTGCTGCTGAACCCGAGAGATCGTGCTTATACCGTTACCGAGTTTTTGAATTTTCTCGACAAAGCCGGTCTGGAACCATCCTGCCTGATGGAACCGGCGCGGTATGATCCAACCCTGTTTTTGCCAGACCCACGCCTGCGTGCACGCATCAGCGGCCTACCATGGCAGCAGCAGGCCGCCATAGCGGAAGATCTGGCGGGCAATATGGCCACGCACGTTGCCTATGTTGTACGCAAAGGCGCGCGCGTTACACCTCCAGACCCGCTAGATTTTGCGGCTGTGCCAATAATGCGTGAAATACCGGGGGTAGAGTTGGCCAAACAGATGCGGCCAGATCACACACTACCTTTTGCGTTTGGCACATTGATTGTGCCCATTCCCTTGCCGCCACAAATGCGCGGCATTCTGCCATTAATTGATGGTGAACGCACTGTTGGCGCCTTGGCAGAGGCCGTGGCCCCACGTGGTATTTCGGAAAGCAAGTTCCGCAAAGTGTGGGCTGAAGGCTTTACCACTCTGGAGCGGCTTAACCGCGTGCTGTTACGTCCTCCATCCTGA
- a CDS encoding glycine betaine ABC transporter substrate-binding protein has translation MTSLTLAYPETTVHEATAAAIIRVLEANDVEPDIVTGPKDVLTDMLKKGEVDFYVSAWLPDEDAGMLAPGILPLGNLFRPAAHCCISAEDTPLTSLDDVAQAGPELSRTIITPASLQKHMENVLQQYGLDTAGFSLKVLPDEEALAELNAALKREELVLMPLFQPCFLFHIGGFRILNDPKNALGGEQDARILIRAETKDEMEQDLLDELDELMLSAKIISAMDYAMRVEGMTADEAAEAWQRGKLLPR, from the coding sequence ATGACAAGCCTGACCCTCGCATACCCCGAAACCACCGTGCATGAGGCTACGGCAGCAGCAATCATCCGCGTTCTGGAAGCCAATGATGTAGAGCCGGATATTGTCACTGGCCCTAAAGACGTGCTGACAGACATGCTCAAAAAGGGTGAGGTTGATTTTTACGTGTCTGCATGGCTGCCGGATGAAGATGCGGGCATGCTGGCCCCCGGTATTCTGCCTCTTGGCAATTTGTTTCGCCCAGCGGCTCATTGCTGCATTTCTGCAGAAGATACACCGCTGACATCTCTGGATGATGTGGCACAGGCTGGGCCAGAACTTTCCCGCACCATTATCACGCCTGCATCCCTGCAAAAGCACATGGAAAACGTGTTGCAGCAGTATGGGCTGGATACTGCAGGATTCAGCCTGAAAGTGCTGCCGGATGAAGAAGCTCTGGCAGAGCTGAACGCTGCCCTCAAGCGGGAAGAACTGGTGCTGATGCCGTTGTTTCAGCCTTGCTTCCTGTTCCACATTGGCGGTTTCCGTATTCTGAACGACCCCAAGAATGCACTGGGAGGCGAACAGGATGCACGCATTCTGATCCGTGCAGAAACCAAGGATGAAATGGAGCAGGACCTTCTGGACGAACTGGATGAACTGATGCTGAGCGCCAAAATTATCAGCGCCATGGATTACGCCATGCGTGTTGAAGGCATGACAGCCGATGAAGCGGCAGAAGCCTGGCAGCGCGGCAAACTGCTGCCCCGCTAA
- the fabD gene encoding ACP S-malonyltransferase, translating to MAVYAFVFPGQGSQSVGMGQELAEAFPAARSVFEEVDDALGEKLSKIIFEGPMESLTSTENAQPALMAVSMAVLRVLEQDGGLDLAGKVTLLAGHSLGEYSALAAGRAFGVAEAARLLRLRGQAMQKAVPAGEGGMAALIGVTLAQAEDICSKASAKGDVEIANDNGGGQIVISGKSAGIDEAIAIAKEMKIKRALKLPVSAPFHSSLMKPAEDVMAEALAKAEIAAPIVPVIANVTAERETDADTIRQNLVRQVTGRVRWRESVAAMVGMGVDTFVEIGAGKVLSGLVRRIDSEVTGLSVGTPADIESFLKTL from the coding sequence ATGGCCGTTTACGCATTTGTTTTTCCCGGACAGGGCAGCCAGTCTGTTGGTATGGGGCAGGAACTTGCAGAAGCTTTTCCTGCGGCACGTTCTGTTTTTGAAGAAGTTGATGACGCCCTGGGCGAAAAACTCTCCAAAATCATTTTTGAAGGCCCGATGGAAAGCCTGACCAGCACAGAAAACGCCCAGCCTGCACTTATGGCGGTTTCCATGGCTGTTCTGCGCGTTCTGGAACAGGATGGCGGCTTGGATCTTGCCGGCAAAGTTACGCTGCTGGCCGGGCATTCACTGGGTGAATATTCTGCTCTGGCTGCTGGGCGCGCCTTTGGTGTGGCAGAAGCCGCACGCCTGCTACGGCTGCGCGGGCAGGCCATGCAGAAAGCTGTTCCCGCAGGGGAAGGCGGCATGGCAGCCCTGATTGGCGTTACATTGGCACAGGCAGAAGACATCTGCTCCAAAGCCTCTGCCAAAGGCGATGTGGAAATTGCCAACGATAACGGCGGCGGCCAGATTGTTATTTCCGGCAAGAGCGCAGGCATTGATGAAGCCATTGCCATCGCCAAGGAAATGAAGATCAAGCGCGCACTTAAGCTGCCGGTTTCAGCTCCGTTCCATTCTTCGCTCATGAAACCAGCAGAAGATGTGATGGCCGAAGCACTGGCCAAAGCCGAAATTGCCGCCCCAATTGTGCCCGTAATTGCCAACGTAACAGCCGAGCGTGAAACCGATGCCGATACGATTCGGCAAAACTTGGTACGTCAGGTTACTGGCCGTGTGCGTTGGCGCGAAAGTGTGGCCGCTATGGTGGGCATGGGCGTAGATACGTTTGTAGAAATTGGCGCAGGTAAAGTGCTTTCCGGCCTTGTGCGCCGCATTGATTCTGAAGTGACTGGCCTTTCTGTGGGAACGCCCGCCGATATCGAATCTTTCCTGAAAACTTTGTGA
- a CDS encoding cold-shock protein produces the protein MKSNRTDRSSRFPRRGGFDDDYMSMPSFGERPAFGGGDRGGFAPRRGAGGPQVVASGPEVGATVKWFNSEKGFGFVELADGTGDVFLHANALSQAGHQGVSPGATLVVRIGQGPKGRQVAEVISVDESTAQPERPRAPRPGFGSRPAGRPAPDLSMAEDTRGTVKWYNSVKGFGFITPESGGKDIFVHASALERSGLSALNEGQGVNVKVVQGQKGPEAAEVSPA, from the coding sequence TTGAAAAGTAACAGGACCGACCGCAGCTCTCGTTTTCCTCGCCGCGGCGGATTTGATGACGATTACATGTCCATGCCTTCCTTTGGTGAGCGCCCAGCATTTGGTGGCGGTGACCGTGGTGGATTTGCACCGCGCCGTGGCGCTGGTGGTCCGCAGGTTGTGGCTTCCGGGCCGGAAGTTGGTGCAACTGTTAAATGGTTCAACAGTGAAAAAGGCTTCGGCTTTGTTGAACTGGCAGATGGCACCGGTGATGTATTCCTGCACGCCAATGCACTCTCTCAGGCAGGCCATCAGGGTGTAAGCCCCGGTGCGACACTGGTTGTACGGATTGGCCAGGGCCCGAAAGGTCGCCAGGTTGCGGAAGTTATTTCCGTTGACGAAAGCACCGCTCAGCCAGAACGCCCCCGTGCACCGCGCCCCGGTTTTGGCAGCCGTCCGGCTGGCCGCCCTGCCCCGGATCTGTCCATGGCTGAAGACACACGTGGTACCGTAAAATGGTACAACTCTGTCAAAGGCTTTGGCTTCATCACACCGGAAAGCGGTGGCAAGGACATTTTCGTTCACGCTTCTGCTCTTGAACGGTCTGGCCTGAGCGCACTGAACGAAGGTCAGGGTGTAAACGTAAAGGTGGTTCAGGGCCAGAAAGGCCCGGAAGCTGCTGAAGTTTCTCCGGCCTGA
- a CDS encoding YdcF family protein — protein MSALPVIIFGAALNPDGGPSVALLNRVHSALVFGAAHGPVMYIPTGGVPQNGQTEADVMASCLLKAGVAPDTILPEPTAGDTFDSAIACTRLLRQAGYSTAQPIAVVSSPLHLPRCVLLMRLAGWKVQAVPFLRAQPHVPNMRKKLLRIAHECLALPWDALLVLGWRIVRR, from the coding sequence GTGTCAGCACTGCCCGTAATTATTTTTGGTGCAGCCCTCAATCCAGATGGCGGCCCTTCTGTAGCGCTCCTAAACCGTGTACATTCAGCACTTGTGTTTGGCGCTGCACATGGGCCCGTTATGTATATTCCCACAGGTGGCGTGCCACAAAATGGCCAGACAGAAGCAGATGTTATGGCTTCCTGCCTGTTAAAGGCCGGCGTTGCTCCAGACACTATTTTGCCCGAACCCACGGCGGGAGATACGTTTGATTCCGCCATTGCCTGCACACGTTTGTTGCGTCAGGCAGGGTATTCTACGGCTCAGCCCATAGCTGTTGTTTCCAGCCCCTTGCATCTGCCGCGCTGCGTTTTGCTTATGCGCCTTGCAGGCTGGAAAGTGCAGGCTGTGCCTTTTTTACGTGCACAGCCGCATGTGCCCAACATGCGCAAAAAACTCCTGCGTATCGCGCATGAATGCCTTGCCCTGCCGTGGGATGCACTGCTTGTTCTGGGCTGGCGTATTGTGCGGCGCTAA
- the fabG gene encoding 3-oxoacyl-[acyl-carrier-protein] reductase, giving the protein MFKLDGKTALVTGASGGIGSAIARLLHAQGAKVVLSGTREAVLQKQAEELGEGRAFYVAANLSDPAEADGLIAKAEEAAGAPIDILVNNAGLTRDMLALRMKDEDWDQVLNVDLSSPFRLCRAALKGMLRRRAGRIINISSVIGSTGNAGQANYAAAKAGIVGMSKSLAQEAGPRGVTVNVVAPGFIVTPMTDVLPDAQKEKLLGAIPLGRLGQPEDVASAVLYLASDEAAWVTGTTLHVNGGMAMV; this is encoded by the coding sequence ATGTTCAAACTGGACGGAAAAACAGCACTGGTTACAGGCGCAAGCGGTGGCATTGGCAGCGCAATTGCGCGCCTGCTGCACGCACAGGGCGCAAAAGTGGTGCTGTCTGGCACGCGTGAAGCCGTGTTGCAGAAACAGGCAGAAGAACTGGGGGAAGGGCGCGCATTCTACGTGGCTGCCAACCTTTCTGACCCGGCAGAAGCCGATGGGCTGATTGCCAAGGCAGAAGAAGCTGCTGGAGCACCCATTGATATTCTGGTGAACAACGCAGGCCTAACGCGCGATATGCTGGCCCTGCGCATGAAAGACGAAGACTGGGATCAGGTTCTGAATGTTGACCTGTCTTCTCCTTTCCGGCTGTGCCGCGCAGCGCTTAAGGGCATGCTGCGCCGCCGGGCAGGGCGTATTATCAACATTTCCTCGGTAATCGGCTCTACCGGCAATGCCGGGCAGGCCAACTATGCTGCTGCAAAAGCTGGCATTGTAGGCATGAGCAAATCCTTGGCGCAGGAAGCCGGGCCGCGTGGCGTAACAGTAAACGTGGTGGCTCCGGGCTTTATTGTGACCCCCATGACAGACGTTCTGCCAGACGCACAAAAAGAAAAACTTCTGGGCGCGATTCCGCTGGGGCGTCTGGGCCAGCCAGAAGATGTGGCTTCTGCCGTGCTGTATCTGGCATCGGACGAAGCTGCATGGGTTACGGGCACCACGCTGCATGTAAACGGCGGTATGGCAATGGTTTAA
- a CDS encoding prephenate dehydratase, whose translation MTQKVIAFQGTPGAYSDLACRNAKPGWKTLPCRTFADAIDAVHQGRADLAMLACENSLAGRVPDIHSLLPASGLQIVGEHFQRVEHCLLVVPGTRMEQVRRVHTHPVALGQIRNLIRDYNLEPVAEFDTAGAAELVALWKKPEEAAVASALAAELYGLEILKKNVEDADHNTTRFYIASRTADRPPVETPNVMTTLIFSVKNQPGALYKVLGGFATNGVNMTRLESYMSGETFAATRFLLDVDGHPDDIRLSKALAELDFFAQNTTILGVYPQSPFRQRTPAEGQDTPRSVPAHAISG comes from the coding sequence ATGACACAAAAGGTTATCGCCTTTCAGGGCACACCGGGCGCGTATTCAGATCTGGCCTGCCGTAACGCCAAACCAGGGTGGAAAACCCTGCCATGCCGTACCTTTGCTGATGCCATTGATGCTGTGCATCAGGGCCGGGCAGATCTGGCCATGCTAGCGTGCGAAAACAGCTTGGCGGGGCGCGTGCCGGACATCCATTCCCTGTTGCCAGCTTCTGGCCTGCAAATTGTGGGAGAGCACTTTCAACGAGTGGAACACTGCCTGCTGGTTGTGCCCGGCACCCGTATGGAACAGGTGCGGCGCGTGCATACGCACCCTGTAGCCTTGGGGCAGATCAGAAACCTGATCCGTGATTACAATCTGGAACCCGTGGCCGAGTTTGATACGGCTGGTGCCGCAGAGTTGGTAGCTTTATGGAAAAAGCCGGAAGAAGCCGCTGTAGCTTCTGCTCTGGCGGCAGAACTCTATGGGCTGGAAATTCTTAAAAAGAACGTGGAAGACGCAGACCACAATACCACGCGTTTTTACATTGCTTCCCGCACAGCAGATCGTCCGCCAGTAGAAACCCCCAATGTGATGACGACGTTGATCTTCAGTGTCAAAAACCAACCCGGCGCGTTGTATAAAGTGTTGGGTGGGTTTGCCACCAACGGCGTCAACATGACCCGGCTAGAAAGCTACATGTCTGGTGAAACCTTTGCCGCCACCCGTTTTTTGCTGGATGTTGATGGTCATCCAGATGATATACGGTTGAGCAAAGCACTGGCAGAACTTGATTTTTTTGCACAGAACACCACAATTCTAGGTGTCTACCCTCAATCGCCCTTCCGCCAGCGTACCCCTGCCGAAGGGCAGGACACGCCGCGCAGTGTGCCGGCACATGCCATTTCAGGATAA
- a CDS encoding c-type cytochrome, which yields MDGRFLNRIAVSTVLSAAVLATCVFAARSTVPDTAPARPAFSLPGLEPVPIAPLMVQANAQRGGATVRQVCAQCHALAGGAAENAGPPLAGVAGRGVASCTGYTYSAALRQHAGQHWTDQMLADWLMAPARFAPGTRMSLTGIPDPAQRADVIAFLHTLGGQAVPAQAGCTP from the coding sequence ATGGATGGCAGGTTTCTGAACAGAATAGCGGTTTCCACCGTACTCAGTGCGGCAGTGCTGGCAACATGTGTGTTTGCCGCACGTAGCACCGTGCCAGATACAGCCCCTGCCCGCCCTGCTTTTTCCCTGCCGGGGTTAGAGCCCGTACCTATTGCGCCGTTAATGGTGCAGGCCAATGCGCAGCGTGGTGGTGCAACCGTAAGGCAGGTTTGCGCGCAGTGCCACGCCTTGGCTGGAGGGGCTGCGGAAAATGCCGGGCCACCGCTGGCCGGTGTTGCCGGGCGTGGTGTGGCCTCATGCACAGGGTACACCTATTCTGCAGCGTTGCGGCAGCATGCAGGCCAGCACTGGACAGACCAGATGCTGGCAGATTGGCTTATGGCTCCTGCCCGCTTTGCGCCCGGCACGCGTATGTCTCTCACCGGTATACCAGATCCCGCCCAACGGGCGGATGTTATTGCATTTCTTCACACTCTCGGCGGGCAGGCTGTGCCCGCGCAGGCAGGATGCACACCATGA
- a CDS encoding lipid A deacylase LpxR family protein, producing the protein MPVVLKRLRARRLALASLMLAGASVCSLSSAKATPASDNKGTWTLQGENDAITTLKGTSDQYYTSGLRFNWTSGTNTLPTPIAAINKAIWGEGVQRISIGLQQLIFTPRNTQVSSPWAPGQAQTARINDRPYSSLLLGTVNLINDTDRTRSVFGIQFGIMGPGGLGEQLQNGFHGLIGDTKNQGWSHQLKNQPIFQVQGGRIWRLPLAHVFGVEFDMLPSAAAAIGDYQIYGRIGDVFRIGQGLDSDFGTPTIQASGTDGTDAYKSRRPFSWYIFGGVTGEAVGYDASLQGNTMRSNSLHVIKKWDVGEIHAGLAFMFCGLRISYSQVWQTQQFTTAKSGLFNYGSLMVSAKF; encoded by the coding sequence ATGCCCGTAGTTTTAAAACGGCTTCGCGCACGGCGCCTTGCCCTTGCGTCTCTTATGCTGGCAGGGGCATCCGTGTGTTCTCTTTCTTCCGCCAAAGCGACTCCTGCCTCTGATAACAAAGGCACATGGACTCTTCAGGGTGAAAACGATGCCATCACCACCCTGAAAGGTACGTCGGACCAATACTATACCAGTGGCCTGCGCTTTAACTGGACATCCGGCACCAATACGCTGCCCACACCCATTGCCGCCATTAACAAGGCCATTTGGGGGGAAGGGGTGCAGCGTATCAGCATAGGCTTGCAGCAGCTTATCTTTACGCCGCGCAACACGCAGGTTTCCAGCCCGTGGGCTCCGGGGCAGGCGCAAACTGCCCGCATTAATGATAGGCCCTATTCCAGCCTGCTGCTGGGCACCGTAAACCTTATTAATGATACGGATAGAACCCGCAGCGTATTTGGCATTCAGTTTGGTATTATGGGGCCGGGCGGCTTGGGCGAGCAGCTCCAGAACGGATTCCATGGCCTGATTGGCGATACCAAAAACCAGGGCTGGTCTCATCAGCTTAAAAACCAGCCCATCTTTCAGGTGCAGGGTGGGCGTATCTGGCGTTTGCCTTTGGCGCATGTGTTTGGCGTAGAATTTGATATGCTGCCATCCGCCGCTGCAGCCATTGGTGATTACCAGATTTATGGCCGCATTGGGGATGTGTTTCGTATTGGGCAGGGGCTGGATAGTGATTTCGGCACACCTACCATTCAGGCCTCCGGCACAGATGGCACAGATGCCTATAAATCTCGGCGTCCTTTTTCATGGTACATCTTTGGTGGCGTAACGGGTGAGGCCGTTGGGTATGATGCCTCATTGCAAGGCAACACCATGCGCAGCAATTCCCTGCATGTGATTAAAAAATGGGATGTGGGTGAAATTCACGCCGGTTTGGCCTTTATGTTCTGCGGTTTGCGCATTTCCTACAGTCAGGTCTGGCAGACACAGCAGTTCACCACAGCCAAGTCTGGCCTGTTTAACTATGGCTCATTAATGGTTTCGGCAAAGTTCTGA
- a CDS encoding 3-deoxy-manno-octulosonate cytidylyltransferase, translated as MVSSLVVIPARLASTRLPGKPLADIAGRPMVLRVWDAAMAANIGPVVVAAADQEIYDAVTAAGGTAILTDPNLPSGSDRVWQATQAFDPDGKYDVLLNLQGDLPTFEPQALRAVMDVMANPAYDVGTLVAPVTSDAEKNAPSVVKVACDFSEDTQTAPALYFSRQPIPWGNGPLWHHIGVYGWRRAALERFVALPPSGLEKRESLEQLRALEAGMRIGCTRLASAPFGVDTPEDLERARRAFGA; from the coding sequence ATGGTTTCTTCTCTTGTTGTCATACCTGCCCGGCTTGCTTCCACTCGCCTGCCAGGAAAACCGCTGGCAGACATTGCTGGCCGCCCCATGGTGCTGCGTGTGTGGGATGCAGCCATGGCCGCCAATATTGGCCCGGTTGTGGTGGCCGCCGCGGATCAGGAAATTTATGATGCCGTAACCGCAGCAGGTGGCACCGCGATTCTAACAGACCCCAACTTACCTTCCGGGTCAGACAGAGTATGGCAGGCCACCCAAGCGTTTGATCCTGACGGCAAATATGACGTGCTGCTGAACCTGCAGGGAGACCTGCCAACATTTGAGCCACAGGCATTACGTGCGGTTATGGATGTTATGGCCAACCCAGCGTATGATGTTGGTACACTGGTTGCGCCCGTAACATCGGATGCTGAAAAAAACGCACCCTCTGTGGTGAAAGTGGCCTGTGATTTTTCAGAGGATACGCAAACAGCGCCCGCGCTTTATTTTTCCCGCCAGCCTATTCCGTGGGGCAATGGGCCGCTATGGCACCATATTGGTGTGTATGGATGGCGCCGGGCTGCGTTGGAGCGGTTTGTAGCTCTGCCACCATCTGGCTTGGAAAAGCGTGAAAGTCTGGAACAACTTCGGGCACTGGAAGCTGGCATGCGTATTGGCTGCACACGCCTTGCATCAGCACCATTTGGGGTGGATACACCAGAAGATCTGGAACGCGCACGCCGTGCATTTGGAGCATAA